The Sulfurihydrogenibium sp. YO3AOP1 genome has a window encoding:
- a CDS encoding NADH-quinone oxidoreductase subunit C gives MVEELLKPIKDLITDYSFNTENEIVIHTSDFNLAKVSQYLFRDLDCELATVVATDDDDRFSDDRCFTIRYVYSYHKKNVFFIVENKVKERFNSLANIIPALNWYEREIRDMFGLVPLNHPDPRPLVLFPENFPSDLHPLRKDFDIKTRPEFKSYGKYEYKEVEGEGVFNILVGPIHAGIIEPGHFRFSLAGEHILQLEIRHFWKHRGVEKLAEGKTAEEVLEIVPKVSGDHSYAHTLAYVQAIEKLSNTEIPKRAKYIRVLFAELERLMCNLNDVAWLFQDVAYSFGAQGMFILKEEVMRLNKALTGNRFNKNVLKIGGVSVDLNQEKINLIIDKLGYITDKFEFYKKIIFDSASILDRFETTGRILYETVKELSCIGYTARASDLKSDIRKEHPYLIYDKLTFTSQTFEEGDCFARLKCRLSDIEDSISIIKEVLSDLPDGEIFTQSNPLPANRWTLGYSEGQRGNIMYFVKTDKEGKIDRLKIRDPSFNNWQAIQWAVLGDIVADFPLVNKSLNLSYAGTDL, from the coding sequence ATGGTTGAGGAACTTTTAAAGCCTATAAAAGATTTAATAACAGATTATAGCTTTAACACTGAAAACGAAATAGTTATTCATACATCAGATTTTAACTTAGCTAAAGTATCTCAGTATTTATTTAGAGATTTGGATTGTGAGCTTGCGACAGTAGTAGCAACAGATGATGATGATAGATTTTCTGATGACCGCTGTTTTACTATAAGATATGTCTACTCTTATCATAAAAAGAATGTATTTTTTATTGTAGAAAATAAAGTTAAAGAAAGGTTTAATTCACTTGCTAACATAATACCTGCTTTAAACTGGTACGAAAGAGAAATTAGAGATATGTTTGGGCTTGTCCCACTTAACCATCCAGACCCAAGACCTTTGGTTTTGTTTCCGGAAAATTTTCCGTCGGATTTACATCCTTTAAGAAAGGATTTTGATATAAAAACAAGACCGGAGTTTAAAAGCTATGGAAAGTATGAATACAAAGAAGTTGAAGGAGAGGGAGTATTTAATATACTTGTAGGACCTATTCATGCAGGCATCATAGAGCCGGGACATTTTAGATTTTCTCTTGCAGGTGAACATATTTTACAGCTTGAAATAAGGCATTTTTGGAAGCATAGAGGAGTAGAAAAACTCGCTGAAGGTAAAACGGCAGAAGAAGTTTTAGAGATTGTTCCAAAAGTATCAGGAGACCATTCTTACGCACATACATTGGCTTATGTTCAAGCTATAGAAAAGCTTTCTAATACAGAAATTCCAAAAAGGGCTAAATATATAAGAGTTTTATTTGCTGAGCTTGAGAGGTTAATGTGTAATCTAAACGATGTAGCTTGGCTTTTTCAAGATGTAGCATACAGCTTTGGTGCACAAGGTATGTTTATTTTAAAAGAAGAAGTGATGAGATTAAACAAAGCTCTTACAGGAAATAGATTTAATAAAAACGTTCTTAAAATCGGCGGTGTATCTGTAGATTTAAACCAAGAAAAGATAAATCTTATCATAGATAAACTTGGCTACATTACCGATAAGTTTGAATTTTATAAAAAAATAATTTTTGATTCTGCTTCTATTCTTGATAGATTCGAAACGACAGGAAGAATACTTTACGAAACGGTCAAAGAGCTTTCCTGCATAGGTTATACTGCACGAGCTTCTGACTTAAAATCAGACATAAGAAAAGAACATCCATATCTTATATACGATAAATTAACATTTACAAGTCAAACTTTTGAAGAAGGAGACTGCTTTGCAAGATTAAAATGCAGGCTATCAGACATAGAAGACAGTATTTCTATTATAAAAGAAGTTTTATCAGATTTACCAGATGGAGAGATTTTTACACAGTCAAATCCACTGCCAGCCAATAGATGGACTCTTGGATACAGCGAAGGACAGAGAGGAAATATTATGTACTTTGTTAAAACAGATAAGGAAGGAAAAATAGACAGACTAAAAATCAGAGACCCATCTTTCAACAACTGGCAGGCTATACAGTGGGCAGTTTTAGGAGATATTGTTGCAGATTTTCCACTTGTAAATAAAAGTTTAAATTTAAGCTACGCAGGAACGGATCTGTGA
- the nuoB gene encoding NADH-quinone oxidoreductase subunit NuoB, with translation MFRIFKERLKEGIKAEEIKIRDENVEILGKQLKEKIDKYFQGSFAIREVDSGSCNACEYEISALSNPYYDIERFGVKFVASPKHADAIMITGCLTRNMYEAVMKAYENVPNPKFIIAVGDCALDGGTFKGSYAVMDGIKDKLPIDIWIKGCPPEPIDIISGLLILLNKKFEDR, from the coding sequence ATGTTTAGAATCTTTAAAGAAAGGCTCAAAGAAGGAATAAAGGCAGAAGAGATTAAAATCAGAGACGAAAATGTTGAAATTCTTGGGAAACAGTTAAAAGAAAAAATAGATAAATACTTTCAAGGAAGTTTTGCCATCAGAGAGGTTGACAGTGGCTCATGCAATGCCTGTGAGTATGAAATATCAGCTTTATCAAATCCTTATTATGACATAGAAAGGTTTGGAGTAAAGTTTGTTGCATCACCAAAACATGCAGACGCTATAATGATTACCGGCTGTCTTACAAGAAATATGTATGAAGCAGTGATGAAAGCATACGAAAATGTTCCAAATCCTAAATTTATTATTGCTGTAGGAGATTGTGCATTGGATGGTGGAACCTTTAAAGGTAGCTATGCAGTGATGGATGGAATAAAAGATAAACTTCCGATAGATATTTGGATAAAAGGCTGTCCACCAGAGCCAATAGATATAATTTCTGGTTTGCTGATTCTTTTAAATAAAAAGTTTGAAGACCGTTAA